Proteins from a single region of Enoplosus armatus isolate fEnoArm2 chromosome 6, fEnoArm2.hap1, whole genome shotgun sequence:
- the sycp3 gene encoding synaptonemal complex protein 3 yields the protein MATGRRQVKKKHPEDKSDKNVFDFTEEDEKKELSGSEEDVREDETPKVDKLAKKRPATDFEEEAPCAVGNEVQSMLEKFGADISKVMQAKKKRLESLTKNYMKGSQHKLEQLWNNYHTQRQKMTQQYSQQVSSALQQWEAEAQRSEEQEEKLNNLFRQQQKILQQARVVQNQKLKTVRELYEQFVKNMEDMENSHEAFLQGAQQELRKEMATLQKKILMDTQQQEMATVRKSLQSMLF from the exons ATGGCAACAGGGAGAAGACAGGTGAAGAAGAAACACCCAGAAGACAAATCCGATAAAAACGTGTTTGATTTTACTGaagaggatgaaaagaaagagctgAGCGGTTCAGAGGAGGATGTCCGAGAGG ATGAAACTCCCAAAGTGGACAAGTTGGCCAAGAAGAGACCTGCAACTGACTTTGAAGAGGAGGCGCCCTGTGCTGTGGG GAATGAAGTTCAGTCCATGTTGGAGAAATTCGGAG CTGACATCAGCAAGGTGATGCAGGCCAAGAAGAAACGTCTGGAGAGTCTGACAAAGAACTACATGAAGGGAAGCCAACACAAGCTGGAGCAGCTGTGGAACAACTATCACACCCAGAG gcagAAGATGACTCAGCAGTACTCCCAGCAGGTGTCCTCTGCGCTGCAGCAGTGGGAGGCTGAAGCCCAGCGatctgaggagcaggaggagaagctcAAC AATCtgttcagacagcagcagaaaatccTGCAGCAGGCCCGAGTTGTGCAGAACCAAAAGCTGAAGACTGTCAGAGAGCTGTACGAGCAATTTGTGAAG AACATGGAGGACATGGAGAACAGCCACGAGGCTTTCCTGCAGGGGGCGCAACAAGAGCTGAGGAAGGAGATGGCCACCCTGCAGAAGAAGATCCTCATGGACACT caacagcaggagATGGCCACAGTCCGTAAATCGCTGCAGTCCATGTTGTTCTAG
- the lyrm5b gene encoding LYR motif-containing protein 5B, which translates to MANPLRAEVVRLYKNLLYLGREYPKGGDYFRDRLRAAFTKNKCVQDPEQIREMIARGEYVARELEALYYLRKYRAMKKRYYEE; encoded by the exons ATGGCCAACCCTCTGAGGGCTGAAGTGGTTCGTCTCTATAAAAAC CTCCTCTACCTCGGACGAGAGTATCCTAAAGGTGGCGACTACTTCAGGGACCGCCTGAGAGCGGCGTtcactaaaaacaaatgtgtgcagGACCCGGAGCAGATCAGGGAGATGATCGCTCGGGGGGAGTACGTGGCCCGAGAGCTGGAGGCGCTCTACTACCTGAGGAAGTACAGAGCCATGAAGAAACGCTACTACGAGGAATGA
- the nedd1 gene encoding protein NEDD1 translates to MEEVTRLVSTGDCVKIWDAVSMAPLEQFNPHSISHPVAQACWSSNNQYLVSASSSGDKLVVSSLKSAPVPVVELAEGKKQTRVCLSSSSQFLVSGGLDHCVHIWDLKTKRLHRSLKDHKEEVTCVSFNVNDSYIASGSTSGDLVLHSLTTNLSSKAFGHGSNQPIHDLRLSTLKRSLLGSVSDSGTVVLWDSNTQKELHVFDSAHKAPGSGLAFSPASELLVVSVGLDKKIVCFDTASKIVLRSIRVDSPLTSVDFTVDGTGLVVGSTQGKIYQYDLRNSSAPTRITVAHKTSVTCLRFQSSTSRHKSSKLGSTKIASTKRSSTKLSNSQPDPAPGTGPAPLRQMMSTAGGAGAEVMSREAEGQQGTEQLPVVEKFNSIGRNSLDVFSPAREDSRNQGTTGDTPFGRTHVTSLEMLSREGEGQQVIGRASLDIFSPVREDSGANLHRKTPLGTPLVASGGRCYTPLSVFQTPPPIKEEEPIPAAAAEPCDSRKSDKASSSSLEGEGQTTPTSSQQANHSQPAPPFFTPEPSLRRANGVQAQLSYDSPVHGAPPSTTAGPPLSAAVSSSLSQNIAEVVGQAGAAPLTSLQIHFIQNMIHETLEDFRDACHRDVVNLQVEMVRQFYIQLNEIHSLIEKYSVNESLVEEIEKLREENRRLKTNY, encoded by the exons ATGGAAGAGGTGACCCGTCTGGTGTCGACAGGAGACTGTGTGAAGATCTGGGATGCAGTCTCCATGGCACCGCTGGAGCAGTTCAACCCACATAGCATCAGCCATCCTGTTGCACAGGCCTGCTGGAGCTCCAACA ACCAGTACCTGGTTAGTGCCAGCAGCAGTGGAGACAAACTGGTGGTTTCCAGCCTCAAATCAGCTCCTGTTCCAGTGGTGGAACTGGCCGAGGGG AAGAAGCAAACCCGTGTATGTCTGAGTTCGTCGTCTCAGTTTCTGGTCAGTGGAGGTCTGGATCACTGTGTTCACATCTGGGACCTGAAAACCAAGAGACTGCACCGCTCCCTCAAA gaCCATAAAGAAGAGGTGACCTGTGTGTCCTTTAATGTCAATGACAGCTACATCGCCTCTGGTTCCACCAGTGGAGATCTGGTCCTCCACAGTCTGACCACCAACCTGTCCAGCAAAGCCTTCGGCCACGGCAGCAACCAG CCCATCCATGACCTGAGGCTGTCCACGCTGAAGCGCTCCCTGCTGGGCAGTGTTTCTGACAGCGGCACCGTGGTCCTGTGGGACTCCAACACCCAGAAGGAGCTCCATGTGTTTGACAGCGCCCATAAGGCCCCGGGCTCCGGCCTGGCCTTCTCTCCCGCTAGTGAACTGCTGGTGGTCAGCGTCGGTCTGGACAAGAAGATCGTCTGCTTCGACACAGCCAGCAAGAT TGTGCTGAGGTCGATCCGGGTCGACAGTCCACTGACCTCGGTGGACTTCACTGTGGACGGTACTGGTCTGGTAGTCGGATCCACTCAGGGGAAGATCTACCAGTACGACCTGAGGAACTCCAGTGCCCCCACCAGGATCACTGTGGCACATAAAACCTCAGTCACCTGTCTGCGCTTCCAGAGCAGCACGAGCAGGCACAAG TCCAGTAAACTGGGCTCCACCAAGATTGCCAGTACTAAGAGGTCCTCAACAAAGCTGTCAAACAGCCAGCCAGACCCTGCCCCTGGCACAGGCCCCGCCCCCCTCAGGCAGATGATGAGTACAG cagggggcgctggtGCAGAGGTGATGTCCCGGGAGGCTGAAGGCCAGCAGGGGACAGAGCAGCTTCCTGTCGTGGAGAAGTTCAACAGCATTGGACGAAACAGTCTGGACGTCTTCTCTCCAGCTCGGGAAG ACTCGAGGAACCAGGGGACGACTGGAGACACACCGTTTGGAAGAACACATG TTACCAGTTTGGAGATGCTGTCCAGAGAAGGGGAGGGTCAGCAGGTCATAGGTCGGGCCAGTCTGGACATCTTCTCCCCAGTCAGAGAAG attcAGGTGCCAACTTGCACCGGAAGACCCCCCTGGGAACGCCCCTGGTGGCCTCTGGAGGGCGATGCTACACCCCGTTGTCCGTCTTCCAGACCCCCCCACCAATCAAAGAGGAGGAGCCAatccctgctgcagcagctgaaccaTGTGACTCCAGAAAG TCCGACAAGGCCAGCAGCTCCAGTCTGGAGGGGGAGGGTCAGACCACGCCCACATCATCCCAGCAGGCCAATCACAGTCAGCCGGCCCCACCCTTCTTCACTCCAGAACCCAGCCTCAGGAGAGCCAATGGTGTTCAAGCTCAACTGAGCTACGACTCACCTGTCCACGGAGCTCCACCCTCCACCACAGCAG GTCCTCCTCTGTCGgcagctgtttcctcctctctctcccagaaCATCGCAGAGGTGGTTGGACAGGCAGGAGCtgctcctctcacctccctgcAGATCCACTTCATCCAGAACATGATCCATGAAACTCTGGAGGACTTCAG GGACGCCTGTCACAGAGACGTCGTCAACCTGCAGGTCGAGATGGTCCGACAGTTTTACATCCAGCTG aATGAGATCCACAGTCTGATTGAGAAATACTCTGTGAACGAGTCTCTTGTGGAGGAGATCGagaagctgagagaggagaaccGCAGGCTCAAGACCAATTACTGA
- the LOC139286440 gene encoding E3 ubiquitin-protein ligase RLIM isoform X1 has translation MDESFTGSLCSSEADSPGGLNRGCLLDPADVLYHDLSIIVPETPSPQLGKQRRRGCITEEHLSPLAGGGSPGPELSTGSERGFSHKSKRRRLAAAMGEQNVGFVPASSLRAFPLCSWLEAPLSTASCSSSSSSSSSSSSSYLTPVSEEEVEALTVTDSTVEASPASRGQGGGRSPTSATASPSPPPPPSDSLSFLTAEERRWLNNEQGDTSTAAPEQIVISDDEEAVVRSAQVEEDEALARSLQAQFDREEAHSRHQHHHHLHQQSHHRFHPYMEPSWMPDLLAAVSPLVGFEDDLIGQRRGRGRSRRRNGLPELSENLQGNDYEALLAFEERQGAVVSKRLSRREIQMFPTKTFQSASSAGNTQCQICFCDYTNGEKLRMLPCFHDYHVQCIDRWLKDNTTCPICRANLADGDSLAPPHL, from the exons ATGGATGAGTCGTTTACAGGCAGTCTCTGTTCGTCTGAGGCGGACAGTCCTGGAGGTCTGAACCGAGGCTGCCTCCTGGACCCCGCTGACGTCCTTTATCATGATCTCTCCATCATCGTCCCAGAAACACCCAG CCCACAACTTGGCAAACAGAGGAGACGTGGTTGTATCACAGAGGAACATCTCAGTCCT ctgGCTGGCGGCGGCTCTCCAGGACCAGAACTTTCCACCGGCAGTGAACGAGGATTTTCACATAAATCCAAACGCAGGAGGCTAGCAGCAGCGATGGGAGAACAGAACGTCGGCTTTGTTCCAGCTTCATCTCTGAGGGCTTTTCCTCTGTGCAGCTGGCTGGAGGCCCCCCTGTCGACCgcatcctgttcctcctcctcatcttcctcttcatcatcatcctcctcctacCTCACACCAGTatcagaggaggaagtggaggctTTGACTGTGACAGACTCCACAGTAGAAGCCAGTCCTGCTTCTCGCGGCCAGGGGGGGGGGCGAAGTCCGACGTCAGCGACAGCTTCAccctcaccaccacctcccccctctgactctctgtccttcctgactgcagaggagaggagatggctGAACAACGAGCAAGGAGACACCTCAACAG cagcaccgGAGCAGATCGTCATCAGTGACGATGAGGAGGCCGTGGTTCGCTCAgcacaggtggaggaagacGAGGCGCTGGCTCGAAGCCTGCAG GCCCAGTTTGACCGAGAGGAAGCACACAGCAGacaccagcaccaccatcatcttcatcagcagagcCACCACAGG TTCCACCCCTACATGGAGCCCAGCTGGATGCCTGACCTGCTGGCCGCCGTCTCTCCGCTGGTCGGCTTTGAAGACG ATCTGATTGGTCAACGCAGAGGACGTGGgcggagcaggaggaggaacggCCTGCCTGAGCTTTCAGAAAACCTTCAGGGAAACGACTAcgag GCTCTTCTGGCCTTTGAGGAGCGTCAAGGGGCCGTCGTGTCCAAAAGGTTGAGTCGGAGGGAAATCCAGATGTTTCCCACCAAAACCTTCCAGTCTGCCAGCAGTGCTGGAAACACTCA gtgcCAGATCTGTTTCTGTGACTACACCAATGGGGAGAAGCTGAGGATGTTGCCCTGTTTCCACGACTACCATGTCCAATGTATTGACCGATGGTTAAAG GATAACACCACCTGTCCGATCTGCAGAGCCAACCTGGCTGACGGAGACTCCCTggcccccccccacctctga
- the LOC139286440 gene encoding uncharacterized protein isoform X2, with translation MDESFTGSLCSSEADSPGGLNRGCLLDPADVLYHDLSIIVPETPSPQLGKQRRRGCITEEHLSPLAGGGSPGPELSTGSERGFSHKSKRRRLAAAMGEQNVGFVPASSLRAFPLCSWLEAPLSTASCSSSSSSSSSSSSSYLTPVSEEEVEALTVTDSTVEASPASRGQGGGRSPTSATASPSPPPPPSDSLSFLTAEERRWLNNEQGDTSTAPEQIVISDDEEAVVRSAQVEEDEALARSLQAQFDREEAHSRHQHHHHLHQQSHHRFHPYMEPSWMPDLLAAVSPLVGFEDDLIGQRRGRGRSRRRNGLPELSENLQGNDYEALLAFEERQGAVVSKRLSRREIQMFPTKTFQSASSAGNTQCQICFCDYTNGEKLRMLPCFHDYHVQCIDRWLKDNTTCPICRANLADGDSLAPPHL, from the exons ATGGATGAGTCGTTTACAGGCAGTCTCTGTTCGTCTGAGGCGGACAGTCCTGGAGGTCTGAACCGAGGCTGCCTCCTGGACCCCGCTGACGTCCTTTATCATGATCTCTCCATCATCGTCCCAGAAACACCCAG CCCACAACTTGGCAAACAGAGGAGACGTGGTTGTATCACAGAGGAACATCTCAGTCCT ctgGCTGGCGGCGGCTCTCCAGGACCAGAACTTTCCACCGGCAGTGAACGAGGATTTTCACATAAATCCAAACGCAGGAGGCTAGCAGCAGCGATGGGAGAACAGAACGTCGGCTTTGTTCCAGCTTCATCTCTGAGGGCTTTTCCTCTGTGCAGCTGGCTGGAGGCCCCCCTGTCGACCgcatcctgttcctcctcctcatcttcctcttcatcatcatcctcctcctacCTCACACCAGTatcagaggaggaagtggaggctTTGACTGTGACAGACTCCACAGTAGAAGCCAGTCCTGCTTCTCGCGGCCAGGGGGGGGGGCGAAGTCCGACGTCAGCGACAGCTTCAccctcaccaccacctcccccctctgactctctgtccttcctgactgcagaggagaggagatggctGAACAACGAGCAAGGAGACACCTCAACAG caccgGAGCAGATCGTCATCAGTGACGATGAGGAGGCCGTGGTTCGCTCAgcacaggtggaggaagacGAGGCGCTGGCTCGAAGCCTGCAG GCCCAGTTTGACCGAGAGGAAGCACACAGCAGacaccagcaccaccatcatcttcatcagcagagcCACCACAGG TTCCACCCCTACATGGAGCCCAGCTGGATGCCTGACCTGCTGGCCGCCGTCTCTCCGCTGGTCGGCTTTGAAGACG ATCTGATTGGTCAACGCAGAGGACGTGGgcggagcaggaggaggaacggCCTGCCTGAGCTTTCAGAAAACCTTCAGGGAAACGACTAcgag GCTCTTCTGGCCTTTGAGGAGCGTCAAGGGGCCGTCGTGTCCAAAAGGTTGAGTCGGAGGGAAATCCAGATGTTTCCCACCAAAACCTTCCAGTCTGCCAGCAGTGCTGGAAACACTCA gtgcCAGATCTGTTTCTGTGACTACACCAATGGGGAGAAGCTGAGGATGTTGCCCTGTTTCCACGACTACCATGTCCAATGTATTGACCGATGGTTAAAG GATAACACCACCTGTCCGATCTGCAGAGCCAACCTGGCTGACGGAGACTCCCTggcccccccccacctctga